A DNA window from Trichomycterus rosablanca isolate fTriRos1 chromosome 11, fTriRos1.hap1, whole genome shotgun sequence contains the following coding sequences:
- the LOC134322972 gene encoding extracellular calcium-sensing receptor-like translates to MKAAMALMNGQDLTADGTCSGQAVVQAIIGETESSPTIVLTKTTGPFKIPVVIDYLKKVNFTTKSGDRVWFDSTGATAASYEVVNWQRGPDGGVQFKVVGYYDASLPPGQQFVLHESDIVWAGGKAEKPRSVCSESCPPGTRKAGQKGRPICCFDCIPCAEGEISNDTDSNDCEQCPGEYWSNAERDKCVLKEIEYLSFTEVMGIVLLCFSLFGAALSVLVSILFLIKKDTPIVRANNSELSFLLLFSLTLCFLCSLTFIGRPSEWSCMLRHTAFGITFVLCISCVLGKTIVVLMAFRATLPGSNIMKWFGPPQQRLSVLAFTLIQVIICVLWLIISPPFPIKNMSYFKERIILECSLGSAVGFWAVLGYIGILALLCFVLAFLARKLPDNFNEAKFITFSILIFCAVWITFIPAYVSSPGKFTVAVEIFAILASSFGLLFCIFTPKCYIILFKPELNTKKNVMGKTAAKSL, encoded by the exons ATGAAGGCTGCCATGGCTTTaatgaatggtcaggacctaaCAGCAGATGGAACCTGCTCTGGACAAGCGGTAGTACAAGCCATTATTGGGGAAACCGAGTCTTCACCTACTATAGTACTCACAAAAACTACAGGACCGTTCAAGATCCCAGTG GTCATTGATTATCTGAAAAAGGTGAATTTTACCACTAAATCAGGAGACCGTGTGTGGTTTGATAGCACTGGGGCAACAGCTGCAAGTTATGAAGTGGTGAACTGGCAGCGAGGACCTGATGGAGGGGTGCAGTTTAAGGTAGTGGGCTATTATGATGCCTCTCTGCCCCCTGGACAGCAGTTTGTCCTACATGAAAGTGACATAGTCTGGGCTGGAGGAAAAGCTGAG AAGCCCAGGTCTGTGTGCAGTGAGAGCTGTCCTCCAGGCACCAGGAAAGCTGGACAGAAAGGAAGGCCGATCTGCTGTTTCGACTGTATACCATGCGCTGAAGGAGAGATCAGTAATGACACAG ATTCAAATGACTGTGAGCAGTGTCCAGGAGAATACTGGTCAAATGCAGAGAGAGATAAATGTGTGTTAAAGGAAATAGAATATCTGTCATTTACGGAGGTGATGGGAATAGTACTgttatgtttttctttgttcgGAGCAGCATTATCTGTCTTGGTATCAATTCTGTTTCTCATTAAAAAGGACACTCCTATTGTCAGGGCCAACAACTCTGAGCTGAGCTTCCTGCTGCTCTTCTCTCTGACTCTGTGTTTCCTCTGTTCACTTACTTTCATCGGTCGACCCTCGGAGTGGTCCTGCATGCTGCGCCACACAGCGTTCGGGATCACCTTCGTCCTCTGCATCTCCTGTGTTCTGGGTAAAACAATAGTGGTGTTGATGGCGTTCAGAGCGACACTTCCGGGCAGTAACATCATGAAATGGTTTGGGCCTCCACAGCAGAGACTCAGTGTTCTTGCTTTTACTTTAATTCAGGTCATTATTTGTGTTCTTTGGTTAATAATTTCACCTCCTTTTCCCATCAAGAACATGAGCTACTTCAAGGAAAGAATCATACTGGAATGTAGTTTAGGATCAGCTGTGGGTTTCTGGGCTGTTCTGGGTTATATCGGGATTTTGGCtcttctgtgttttgttttggcttttCTGGCTAGAAAACTTCCTGATAATTTTAATGAAGCTAAATTTATTACATTCAGCATTCTCATATTCTGTGCAGTTTGGATCACTTTTATTCCAGCGTATGTCAGTTCACCTGGTAAATTTACTGTAGCTGTGGAGATTTTTGCTATTCTGGCCTCAAGTTTTGGTttgctgttctgtatatttacaCCTAAATGCTATATTATCCTGTTTAAACCTGAACTCAATACAAAGAAAAATGTGATGGGAAAAACTGCTGCAAAATCactgtaa